The proteins below come from a single Acidovorax sp. NCPPB 4044 genomic window:
- a CDS encoding ABC transporter permease subunit gives MKNNKVQWILGLVALLVLPLILQFFGNAWVRIADLALLYVMLALGLNIVVGYAGLLDLGYVAFYAVGAYLFGLMASPHLSDTFASFAAMFPNGLHTSLWLVIPLAALVAAIFGALLGAPTLKLRGDYLAIVTLGFGEIIRIFLNNLDHPVNLTNGPKGIGQIDSVKVFGLDLGRRLEVFGYDINSVTLYYYLFLVLVILSVIICYRLQDSRIGRAWMAIREDEIAAKAMGINTRNLKLLAFGMGASFGGVSGAMFGAFQGFVSPESFSLMESVMIVAMVVLGGIGHIPGVILGAVLLSALPEVLRYVAGPLQAMTDGRLDSAILRQLLIALAMIIIMLLRPRGLWPSPEHGKSLVQKS, from the coding sequence ATGAAGAACAACAAAGTCCAATGGATCCTCGGCCTCGTCGCGCTGCTGGTGCTGCCGCTGATCCTGCAATTCTTCGGCAACGCCTGGGTGCGCATCGCCGACCTTGCACTGCTCTATGTGATGCTGGCCCTGGGGCTGAACATCGTGGTCGGCTATGCCGGCCTGCTGGACCTGGGGTACGTGGCCTTCTACGCGGTGGGCGCCTACCTCTTCGGGCTCATGGCATCGCCCCACCTGTCCGACACCTTCGCAAGCTTCGCGGCCATGTTCCCCAACGGCCTGCATACCTCGCTGTGGCTCGTGATACCGCTGGCCGCGCTGGTGGCCGCGATCTTCGGCGCGTTGCTGGGCGCGCCCACCCTGAAGCTGCGCGGTGACTACCTCGCCATCGTGACGTTGGGCTTCGGAGAGATCATCCGCATCTTCCTGAACAACCTCGACCACCCTGTCAACCTGACCAACGGCCCCAAGGGCATCGGCCAGATCGATTCGGTCAAGGTGTTCGGCCTCGACCTTGGCCGTCGCCTGGAAGTGTTCGGCTACGACATCAATTCCGTCACGCTCTACTACTACCTGTTCCTGGTATTGGTGATCCTGAGCGTCATCATCTGCTACCGCCTGCAGGACTCTCGCATCGGCCGTGCCTGGATGGCCATCCGCGAAGACGAAATCGCTGCCAAGGCCATGGGCATCAACACCCGCAACCTGAAGCTGCTGGCCTTCGGCATGGGCGCTTCCTTCGGCGGCGTGTCCGGCGCGATGTTCGGGGCGTTCCAGGGCTTCGTGTCGCCAGAGTCGTTCAGCCTCATGGAGTCGGTGATGATCGTCGCGATGGTGGTGCTGGGCGGCATCGGCCACATCCCGGGCGTGATCCTGGGCGCCGTGCTGCTGTCTGCGCTGCCGGAAGTGCTGCGTTACGTGGCGGGCCCGCTGCAGGCCATGACGGATGGCCGCCTGGACTCCGCCATCCTGCGCCAGCTGCTGATCGCGCTGGCCATGATCATCATCATGCTGCTGCGTCCGCGGGGCCTCTGGCCATCGCCCGAACACGGCAAGAGCCTGGTGCAGAAGTCCTGA
- a CDS encoding inorganic phosphate transporter: METVQTALWVVVLLVALAILFDFMNGFHDAANSIATVVSTGVLKPTQAVVFAAFFNFVAIFVFHLSVAATIGKGIVQPGVVDTHVIFGALVGAITWNVITWYYGIPSSSSHALIGGIVGAVIAKAGAGALISSGILKTVAFIFISPLLGFLLGSLMMVAVAWIFRRARPSKVDKWFRRLQLVSAGAYSLGHGGNDAQKTIGIIWLLLIATGYASSTDTAPPTWSIVACYLAIGLGTMFGGWRIVKTMGQKITKLKPVGGFCAETGGAMTLSLATALGIPVSTTHTITGAIVGVGSTQRASAVRWGVAGNIVWAWILTIPASAFVASIAYWISLQLY; encoded by the coding sequence ATGGAAACCGTACAAACCGCCCTGTGGGTCGTCGTTCTCCTGGTCGCGCTGGCCATCCTGTTCGATTTCATGAACGGGTTCCACGACGCCGCCAATTCCATCGCGACCGTCGTCTCCACCGGGGTGCTCAAACCCACGCAGGCCGTCGTCTTCGCCGCGTTCTTCAACTTCGTGGCCATTTTCGTCTTCCATCTGAGCGTGGCCGCGACCATCGGCAAGGGGATCGTGCAGCCCGGCGTGGTCGATACCCACGTGATCTTCGGTGCGCTCGTCGGCGCCATCACCTGGAACGTCATCACGTGGTACTACGGCATCCCCAGCAGTTCCTCGCATGCCTTGATCGGCGGCATCGTCGGTGCGGTGATCGCCAAGGCGGGCGCTGGCGCGCTCATTTCGTCGGGCATCCTGAAGACCGTGGCTTTCATCTTCATATCGCCGCTGCTGGGCTTCCTGCTCGGCTCGCTGATGATGGTGGCCGTGGCCTGGATCTTCCGCCGCGCGCGGCCCAGCAAGGTGGACAAGTGGTTCCGCCGGCTGCAGCTGGTTTCCGCGGGGGCGTACAGCCTCGGGCACGGAGGCAACGATGCGCAGAAGACCATCGGCATCATCTGGCTGCTGCTGATCGCCACCGGCTACGCGTCGAGCACCGACACGGCGCCGCCGACCTGGTCCATCGTCGCCTGTTACCTCGCCATCGGCCTGGGCACGATGTTCGGCGGCTGGCGCATCGTGAAGACGATGGGGCAGAAGATCACCAAGCTCAAGCCCGTGGGCGGCTTCTGCGCGGAAACGGGCGGCGCGATGACGCTGTCCCTGGCCACGGCGCTGGGCATTCCGGTGTCCACCACGCACACGATCACCGGGGCCATCGTCGGGGTCGGTTCCACGCAGCGCGCGAGCGCCGTGCGCTGGGGTGTGGCGGGCAACATCGTATGGGCCTGGATCCTGACCATCCCCGCCAGCGCGTTCGTGGCATCCATCGCCTACTGGATCAGCCTGCAGCTGTATTGA
- the rpsP gene encoding 30S ribosomal protein S16, with protein MVVIRLSRGGSKGRPFFNIVVADKRVRRDGRFIERLGFYNPTAKEGEEGLRIAQDRLTYWKGVGAQTSETVDRLIKQAAKKAAA; from the coding sequence ATGGTCGTCATTCGACTCTCCCGCGGCGGCTCCAAAGGCCGTCCGTTCTTCAACATCGTCGTGGCCGACAAGCGCGTTCGCCGCGACGGCCGTTTTATCGAGCGCCTGGGTTTCTACAATCCCACGGCCAAGGAAGGCGAAGAAGGCCTGCGCATCGCCCAGGATCGCCTGACGTACTGGAAGGGCGTTGGCGCCCAGACGTCCGAAACCGTCGACCGTCTGATCAAGCAAGCCGCCAAGAAGGCTGCTGCCTGA
- a CDS encoding GNAT family N-acetyltransferase: MPIIRPSRDEDIPAITAIYAHHVLHGTGTFEIDPPSATDMASRRADVLARNLPFLVAEEQGEILGFAYANWFKPRPAYRFSAEDSIYIADAARGKGLGRQLLDALCDAAQASGVRKLLAVIGDSANAGSIGVHRAAGFTEIGVMRSVGWKFGAWRDIVLMEKPLGAADSTAPE, encoded by the coding sequence ATGCCGATCATCCGCCCCAGCCGCGACGAAGACATTCCCGCCATTACCGCGATTTACGCCCACCATGTGCTGCACGGCACAGGCACTTTCGAGATCGATCCCCCCAGCGCCACGGACATGGCCAGCCGCCGCGCCGATGTCCTGGCACGCAACCTCCCCTTCCTCGTGGCCGAGGAGCAGGGCGAGATTCTGGGGTTTGCCTACGCCAACTGGTTCAAGCCCCGGCCGGCCTACCGGTTCTCTGCCGAAGACTCGATCTACATAGCGGACGCCGCCCGCGGCAAGGGGCTGGGCCGGCAGCTGCTGGACGCCCTGTGCGACGCCGCGCAAGCGTCCGGGGTGCGCAAATTGCTGGCGGTCATCGGGGATTCGGCCAATGCCGGATCCATCGGCGTGCACCGGGCTGCCGGCTTCACCGAAATCGGCGTGATGCGCTCGGTCGGATGGAAATTCGGCGCATGGCGTGACATCGTGCTGATGGAAAAGCCGCTGGGCGCCGCAGACTCCACGGCTCCGGAATGA
- a CDS encoding branched-chain amino acid ABC transporter permease produces MDILLQQIINGLVLGSMYALIALGYTMVYGIIQLINFAHGEVLMIGALTSWSCIGLMQEAMPGAPGWVILLLATIIACVVAAALNFVIEKVAYRPLRSSPRLAPLITAIGMSILLQTLAMIIWKPNYKPYPTLLPTTPFQVGGAVITSTQVLILAVTAIALASLVYLVNYTKLGRAMRATAENPRVAALMGVKPDMVISATFIIGAVLAAIAGIMYASNYGTAQHTMGFLPGLKAFTAAVFGGIGNLAGAVVGGILLGLIEAIGSGYIGTLTGGLLGSHYTDIFAFIVLIIVLTLRPSGLLGERVADRA; encoded by the coding sequence ATGGACATTTTGCTGCAGCAGATCATCAACGGTCTGGTCCTCGGCAGCATGTATGCCTTGATAGCCCTGGGCTATACGATGGTGTACGGCATCATTCAACTGATCAATTTCGCCCACGGGGAAGTGCTGATGATCGGCGCTCTCACCAGTTGGAGCTGCATCGGCTTGATGCAAGAGGCCATGCCCGGAGCGCCGGGCTGGGTCATCCTCCTGCTGGCCACCATCATTGCCTGCGTGGTCGCCGCCGCGCTCAACTTCGTCATCGAGAAAGTGGCCTACCGGCCGCTGCGCAGCAGCCCTCGCCTGGCCCCCCTGATCACCGCCATCGGCATGTCCATCCTGCTGCAGACGCTGGCGATGATCATCTGGAAGCCCAACTACAAGCCGTATCCCACGCTGCTGCCCACCACGCCCTTCCAGGTGGGTGGCGCGGTGATCACGTCCACGCAGGTGCTGATCCTGGCCGTCACGGCCATCGCGCTGGCCTCGCTGGTGTACCTGGTCAACTACACGAAACTGGGCCGCGCCATGCGCGCCACCGCGGAGAACCCACGGGTTGCCGCGCTGATGGGCGTCAAGCCCGACATGGTGATTTCCGCCACGTTCATCATCGGCGCGGTGCTGGCCGCCATCGCCGGCATCATGTATGCGTCCAACTACGGCACTGCCCAGCACACGATGGGTTTCCTGCCCGGGCTCAAGGCTTTCACGGCCGCGGTCTTCGGCGGCATCGGCAACCTGGCCGGCGCAGTGGTCGGCGGCATCCTGCTCGGCCTCATCGAAGCCATCGGCTCCGGCTACATCGGTACCCTCACGGGTGGCCTGCTGGGCAGCCACTACACCGACATCTTCGCTTTCATCGTGCTCATCATTGTCCTGACGCTGCGCCCCTCGGGCCTGCTGGGCGAGCGTGTGGCCGACCGTGCCTGA
- a CDS encoding replication-associated recombination protein A, with product MADLFSASPAAPLAEALRPASLDEVIGQSHLIGPGKPLRLAFESGKPHSMILWGPPGVGKTTLARLTARAFGYEFIALSAVFSGVKEIRASMEQAEHNLALGKKTILFVDEIHRFNKSQQDGLLPFVESGLVTFVGATTENPSFEVNSALLSRAQVYVLQALDEDELRQLVERAQTKVLTHLELDAAAVSTLVGYADGDARRLLNLVEQTDTAAQAAGVAKVDAAFLQSALTLNARRFDKGGDHFYDQISALHKSVRGSHPDAALYWLCRMLDGGADAKYLSRRIVRMAWEDIGLADPRALQIANDAASTYERLGSPEGELALAQAVIYLAAAPKSNAGYMAYNQAKAHIKKDKSREVPVHLRNAPTRLMKELGHGKAYRYAHDEPEGYAAGETYLPEGMAEPGWYAPVPRGLEAKIAEKLAHLRRLDAAARGDGSDPLSAEG from the coding sequence ATGGCCGATCTGTTCTCCGCATCTCCTGCTGCCCCTCTGGCCGAAGCCTTGCGTCCGGCCAGCCTGGATGAGGTGATCGGGCAGTCGCATCTCATCGGACCCGGAAAGCCGCTGCGGCTCGCCTTCGAATCCGGCAAGCCACATTCGATGATTCTCTGGGGTCCGCCGGGGGTGGGTAAGACCACGCTGGCGCGGCTCACCGCACGCGCGTTCGGCTATGAGTTCATCGCGTTGTCAGCGGTTTTCTCGGGCGTGAAGGAAATCCGCGCCTCGATGGAGCAGGCCGAACACAATCTGGCGCTCGGAAAGAAGACCATCCTCTTCGTGGACGAGATCCACCGTTTCAACAAGAGCCAGCAGGATGGCCTGCTGCCCTTCGTGGAGTCCGGGCTCGTGACCTTCGTCGGGGCCACGACGGAGAATCCGTCTTTCGAGGTCAATTCCGCATTGCTCTCCCGCGCGCAGGTCTATGTGCTGCAGGCGCTGGACGAGGACGAACTGCGGCAGCTCGTGGAGCGCGCGCAAACCAAGGTGCTCACGCACCTGGAGTTGGATGCCGCGGCCGTGAGCACCCTCGTGGGCTATGCCGACGGCGATGCGCGCCGGCTGCTCAACCTGGTGGAGCAGACCGACACGGCAGCGCAGGCGGCCGGGGTGGCGAAGGTCGACGCCGCATTCCTGCAGAGCGCGCTCACGCTCAATGCACGGCGGTTCGACAAGGGGGGCGACCATTTCTACGACCAGATCTCTGCGCTGCACAAATCCGTGCGCGGCTCCCATCCCGATGCGGCGCTCTATTGGCTCTGCCGCATGCTCGACGGTGGTGCAGATGCCAAGTACCTCTCGCGCCGCATCGTCCGCATGGCCTGGGAGGATATCGGGCTGGCCGACCCCCGCGCCTTGCAGATCGCCAACGATGCGGCCTCCACGTATGAGCGATTGGGATCGCCGGAGGGGGAACTCGCTCTGGCGCAGGCCGTGATCTACCTTGCCGCCGCACCCAAGAGCAATGCCGGATACATGGCCTACAACCAGGCCAAGGCCCACATCAAGAAAGACAAATCCCGGGAAGTGCCGGTGCACCTGCGCAATGCACCGACCCGGCTCATGAAGGAGCTGGGCCACGGCAAGGCCTACCGTTACGCCCACGACGAGCCTGAGGGCTATGCGGCGGGCGAGACCTACCTGCCCGAGGGGATGGCCGAGCCTGGCTGGTACGCGCCCGTGCCGCGCGGGCTCGAAGCCAAGATCGCCGAAAAGCTCGCCCACCTCCGCCGGCTGGATGCCGCGGCGCGTGGTGACGGCAGCGACCCGCTCTCCGCTGAAGGCTGA
- the trmD gene encoding tRNA (guanosine(37)-N1)-methyltransferase TrmD, with translation MRFDVITLFPELFAPFLASGVTRRAYASGLVDVRLWNLRDHAEGNYRRVDDRPFGGGPGMVMMAEPLLRCLAAIRADRGELPEAMAPLVMFSPIGRRIDHAQVVGWAGGTGAILLCGRYEGVDQRFIDAHVDIQLSLGDFVLSGGEIPAMALLDAVARLQPGVLNDEGSHQADSFNAALDGLLDCPHYTRPEEWEGRAVPAPLLTGHHAQIERWRRDQRLLVTARHRPDLIDAARLSGRLDRADEVVLAKSPGLL, from the coding sequence ATGCGCTTTGACGTCATCACCCTTTTTCCGGAGTTGTTTGCTCCCTTCCTGGCCAGTGGTGTCACCCGGCGGGCCTATGCCTCCGGGCTGGTGGACGTGCGGCTCTGGAACCTGCGAGACCATGCAGAAGGAAATTACCGGCGCGTGGACGACCGGCCCTTTGGCGGCGGCCCCGGCATGGTCATGATGGCCGAGCCGCTCTTGCGTTGCCTTGCGGCCATTCGGGCGGACCGCGGCGAGTTGCCGGAGGCAATGGCACCCTTGGTGATGTTTTCCCCGATCGGCCGAAGGATCGACCATGCCCAGGTGGTGGGTTGGGCGGGGGGCACGGGGGCCATTCTTCTTTGCGGTCGCTACGAAGGCGTGGACCAGCGTTTCATCGATGCGCATGTCGATATCCAGTTGAGCTTGGGTGATTTTGTCCTGTCGGGAGGAGAAATTCCCGCCATGGCGCTGCTGGATGCGGTGGCCCGGTTGCAACCCGGTGTGTTGAATGACGAGGGAAGCCACCAGGCCGACAGCTTCAATGCGGCGCTGGACGGGCTGCTGGATTGCCCGCACTACACACGGCCCGAGGAGTGGGAGGGCAGGGCCGTTCCCGCACCGTTGCTGACGGGGCACCATGCGCAGATCGAGCGCTGGCGGCGCGACCAGCGCCTGCTGGTGACGGCGCGGCACCGTCCTGACCTGATCGATGCAGCGCGCCTTTCCGGTCGCCTGGATCGCGCCGACGAAGTCGTTTTGGCCAAGTCGCCGGGCTTGCTATAA
- a CDS encoding outer membrane beta-barrel protein translates to MQTSTRSLRLFSCAIALACGSMAVQAQTARQGNSFIPSTQQGYIGLSGGQSKYDLRSGTGNFNFDDNDTAWKLSTGGYFNPNFGVEFSYLNFGNASRIGGETKAQGLNLSLVGRAPLGEQFDVFGKVGTTYGRTRTSGNPGFGVATGKDNGFGLSYGGGVRWAFNPQWAAVLEWERHRLHFADGKSDADMTTVGLQYRY, encoded by the coding sequence ATGCAGACATCTACACGTTCCCTTCGGCTTTTCTCCTGCGCCATCGCGCTGGCCTGTGGCTCCATGGCGGTGCAGGCCCAAACGGCCCGGCAGGGCAACTCGTTCATTCCCAGCACCCAGCAGGGCTACATCGGCCTGAGCGGCGGGCAGTCCAAGTACGACCTGCGCAGCGGCACCGGCAATTTCAATTTCGATGACAACGACACCGCCTGGAAACTCTCCACGGGGGGTTACTTCAACCCCAACTTCGGCGTCGAGTTCAGCTACCTCAACTTCGGCAATGCCAGCCGCATCGGCGGCGAGACCAAGGCCCAGGGCCTGAACCTCAGCCTGGTGGGGCGCGCTCCGCTGGGCGAGCAGTTCGACGTCTTCGGCAAGGTGGGTACGACCTACGGCCGCACGCGCACGTCGGGCAACCCCGGCTTCGGCGTGGCCACCGGCAAGGACAACGGTTTCGGCCTGTCCTACGGCGGCGGCGTTCGGTGGGCGTTCAATCCGCAGTGGGCCGCGGTGCTGGAGTGGGAGCGCCACCGCCTGCACTTCGCCGACGGTAAGTCGGATGCGGACATGACCACGGTGGGCTTGCAGTACCGCTACTGA
- a CDS encoding NINE protein → MTRPAPMARSKNKTVAAWLAFLGGPLGLHRFYLHGFGDLLGWMLPIPTALGVHGILRVQQWGQDDHLSWILIPLLGFTIAGCALRAILYGLMAPERWNARFNPAAAPDAPAGRTHWFTVFAIALSLMLGTAVLMASLAFSFQRYFEYQIEEARKISQ, encoded by the coding sequence ATGACCCGGCCCGCGCCCATGGCCCGCAGCAAGAACAAGACGGTGGCCGCCTGGCTCGCCTTCCTGGGAGGGCCCCTCGGACTGCACCGCTTCTACTTGCATGGCTTCGGGGACCTGCTCGGCTGGATGCTGCCGATTCCGACGGCGCTGGGCGTACACGGCATCCTGCGCGTACAGCAGTGGGGGCAGGATGACCACCTCAGCTGGATCCTGATTCCGCTGCTGGGCTTCACCATCGCGGGGTGCGCCTTGCGGGCCATCCTCTACGGCCTGATGGCCCCGGAGCGCTGGAACGCCCGCTTCAATCCCGCAGCGGCACCCGACGCACCGGCGGGGCGCACCCATTGGTTCACCGTCTTCGCCATTGCGCTGTCGCTCATGCTCGGGACGGCGGTGCTCATGGCCAGCCTGGCGTTCAGCTTCCAGCGGTACTTCGAATACCAGATCGAAGAAGCCAGGAAGATTTCCCAGTAA
- a CDS encoding ABC transporter ATP-binding protein, whose protein sequence is MAETTNEVVLKVAGISKRFGGLQALSDVGITIGRGQVYGLIGPNGAGKTTFFNVITGLYTPDSGTFELAGRPYEPTAVHEVAKAGIARTFQNIRLFAEMTAIENVMVGRHIRTKSGLVGAVFRTKGFKEEEAAIAKRAQELLDYVGIGKYADFKARTLSYGDQRRLEIARALATDPQLIALDEPAAGMNATEKVQLRELIDRIRKDNRTILLIEHDVKLVMGLCDRVTVLDYGKQIAEGTPADVQRNEKVIEAYLGTGGH, encoded by the coding sequence ATGGCAGAAACAACCAACGAAGTGGTGCTGAAGGTCGCCGGAATTTCCAAGCGCTTCGGGGGGCTGCAGGCCCTCTCCGATGTCGGCATCACCATCGGCCGCGGCCAGGTGTACGGCCTGATCGGGCCCAATGGCGCCGGCAAGACCACTTTCTTCAATGTGATCACGGGGCTCTACACCCCTGACAGCGGGACCTTCGAGCTGGCCGGCCGGCCATATGAACCCACGGCGGTGCACGAGGTCGCCAAGGCCGGGATCGCGCGCACCTTCCAGAACATCCGCCTCTTCGCCGAAATGACGGCGATCGAGAACGTGATGGTGGGGCGCCACATCCGCACCAAGTCCGGCCTGGTCGGTGCGGTGTTCCGCACCAAGGGCTTCAAGGAGGAAGAGGCGGCGATCGCCAAGCGGGCCCAGGAACTGCTGGACTACGTCGGCATCGGCAAGTACGCCGATTTCAAGGCCCGGACGCTGTCCTACGGCGACCAGCGCCGCCTGGAGATCGCCCGTGCCCTGGCCACCGATCCGCAGTTGATCGCGCTCGACGAGCCGGCCGCCGGCATGAACGCCACCGAGAAAGTGCAGCTGCGCGAACTGATCGATCGCATCCGCAAGGACAACCGCACCATCCTGCTCATCGAGCACGATGTGAAGCTGGTGATGGGCCTGTGCGATCGCGTGACCGTGCTCGACTACGGCAAGCAGATCGCCGAAGGCACGCCTGCCGATGTGCAGAGAAATGAAAAAGTGATTGAGGCCTACCTGGGCACCGGAGGACATTGA
- a CDS encoding ABC transporter ATP-binding protein, whose translation MAEKSNNVLLSVKGLKVAYGGIQAVKGVDFEVREGELVSLIGSNGAGKTTTMKAITGTLAMNDGDIEYLGESIRGKGAWDLVKKGLVMVPEGRGVFARMTITENLLMGAYTRNDKAGIDADIEKMFSIFPRLRERKDQLAGTMSGGEQQMLAMGRALMSQPKVLLLDEPSMGLSPIMVDKIFEVVRDVYALGVTVVLVEQNASRALALADRGYVMESGLITMTGPGAQLLNDPRVRAAYLGE comes from the coding sequence ATGGCCGAGAAATCCAACAACGTACTGCTGTCGGTCAAGGGCCTGAAGGTGGCCTACGGCGGTATCCAGGCCGTGAAGGGCGTTGACTTCGAAGTGCGAGAGGGTGAGCTGGTCTCGCTCATCGGCTCCAACGGTGCCGGCAAGACCACGACGATGAAGGCCATCACCGGCACGCTGGCGATGAACGACGGCGACATCGAATACCTGGGCGAGAGCATCCGGGGCAAGGGCGCCTGGGACCTCGTCAAGAAGGGGCTGGTGATGGTGCCCGAGGGCCGGGGCGTGTTCGCGCGCATGACCATCACCGAGAACCTGCTGATGGGCGCGTACACGCGCAACGACAAGGCCGGCATCGATGCCGACATCGAGAAGATGTTCAGCATCTTCCCGCGCCTGCGTGAACGCAAGGACCAGCTCGCGGGCACCATGTCCGGCGGTGAGCAGCAGATGCTTGCCATGGGCCGCGCGCTCATGAGCCAGCCCAAGGTGCTGCTGCTGGACGAGCCCTCCATGGGCCTGTCGCCCATCATGGTGGACAAGATCTTCGAGGTCGTGCGCGATGTCTATGCGCTGGGCGTGACCGTGGTCCTGGTGGAGCAGAACGCCAGCCGGGCGCTGGCGCTGGCGGACCGTGGCTACGTCATGGAATCGGGCCTCATCACCATGACGGGGCCGGGGGCGCAACTGCTGAACGACCCGCGCGTGCGGGCCGCCTACCTGGGCGAATGA
- a CDS encoding uracil-DNA glycosylase family protein, which translates to MSDLPILLDRIRHCTLCAPSLPLGPRPVLQAAAGARVLVAGQAPGRKVHATGIPFDDASGERLREWMGVDRATFYDAERIAIVPMGFCYPGTGRSGDLPPRPECAAAWRTPLLENLPGIELTIVLGAHAAAWHRPGMPALSLTDAVRHWRRSAPRFWLLPHPSPRNNGWLKRNPWFAEEVLPALRQQVASTLARRAT; encoded by the coding sequence ATGTCCGATCTGCCCATCCTGCTCGACCGCATCCGGCATTGCACGCTCTGCGCTCCGTCTTTGCCGCTCGGGCCGCGCCCCGTGCTCCAGGCCGCGGCCGGCGCACGGGTCCTCGTGGCGGGCCAGGCGCCGGGACGCAAGGTGCACGCCACCGGCATTCCTTTCGACGATGCCAGCGGGGAACGGCTGCGGGAGTGGATGGGCGTGGACCGGGCCACGTTCTACGATGCCGAACGCATCGCGATCGTGCCCATGGGTTTCTGCTACCCCGGCACGGGGCGCTCGGGCGATCTGCCACCCCGCCCCGAATGCGCGGCAGCCTGGCGCACCCCACTGCTGGAGAACCTGCCGGGCATCGAGCTCACCATCGTGCTGGGGGCCCATGCCGCAGCCTGGCACCGGCCCGGGATGCCGGCACTCTCACTGACGGACGCCGTGCGGCACTGGCGCCGAAGCGCTCCGCGGTTCTGGCTGCTGCCGCACCCCAGCCCGCGGAACAACGGGTGGTTGAAGCGCAATCCGTGGTTCGCCGAAGAGGTGCTTCCGGCATTGCGCCAGCAAGTCGCTTCGACGCTGGCCCGGCGGGCGACCTGA
- a CDS encoding DUF47 domain-containing protein, with protein sequence MLFGKLLPREGNFFEMFNQHADRIVEAARAFSQLVANYNDPHLRDKYNQDVDNAERAADRVTHDVNRALHKTFITPIDREQIHSLINTMDDVADLIQDSAETMALYDVRHMTDEISRLTDLSLKCCERVRDAIKMLDKIADPAVAEAAIKTCEEIDRLEGDADRVMRSAMSKLFREEPDVREVLKLKAIYELLETITDKCEDVANHIEGIILENS encoded by the coding sequence ATGTTGTTTGGAAAGCTGTTGCCCCGCGAGGGCAATTTTTTCGAGATGTTCAACCAGCATGCGGACCGCATCGTGGAAGCGGCCCGCGCTTTCTCTCAACTGGTGGCCAACTACAACGATCCGCACCTGCGTGACAAGTACAACCAGGACGTCGACAACGCCGAGCGCGCCGCCGACCGCGTCACCCACGACGTGAACCGCGCGTTGCACAAGACATTCATCACCCCGATCGACCGCGAACAGATCCATTCGCTGATCAACACCATGGATGACGTGGCGGACCTCATCCAGGACTCCGCCGAGACCATGGCGCTCTACGACGTGCGCCACATGACCGACGAGATCTCGCGCCTGACGGACCTCAGCCTCAAGTGCTGCGAGCGTGTGCGCGACGCCATCAAGATGCTCGACAAGATCGCCGACCCGGCCGTGGCCGAGGCCGCCATCAAGACCTGCGAGGAAATCGACCGGCTGGAGGGGGATGCCGACCGCGTGATGCGCAGCGCGATGAGCAAGCTCTTCCGCGAAGAGCCGGACGTGCGCGAGGTGCTCAAGCTCAAGGCCATCTACGAGCTGTTGGAGACCATCACCGACAAGTGCGAAGACGTGGCCAACCACATCGAGGGCATCATCCTCGAGAACTCCTGA
- the rimM gene encoding ribosome maturation factor RimM (Essential for efficient processing of 16S rRNA), which produces MSSLPLLDPADLPPDAVEVGRIADAWGVKGWFKVLPYSADPEALFSSKRWYLQPSEKGAKSFFTGTVLLPIRQAKEHSDSIVAQAQGVDDRDAAEALKGARIFVPRSSFPTAAEDEYYWVDLIGLEVVNREGLSLGTVRELLATGPQTTLVLSEMRDGKLQERMIPFVSAFVDQVDMEARRIVVDWQPDY; this is translated from the coding sequence ATGTCCAGCCTGCCTCTGCTCGATCCTGCCGACCTGCCTCCCGACGCGGTGGAGGTGGGGCGCATCGCGGATGCCTGGGGCGTGAAGGGCTGGTTCAAGGTACTGCCGTACAGCGCTGACCCCGAGGCGCTTTTCTCTTCCAAGCGTTGGTACCTGCAGCCCAGCGAAAAAGGCGCCAAGAGCTTTTTCACCGGCACGGTTCTTTTGCCGATCCGGCAGGCAAAGGAGCATTCGGATTCCATCGTGGCCCAGGCCCAGGGCGTGGACGATCGTGATGCCGCCGAAGCCCTGAAGGGGGCGCGCATCTTCGTCCCCCGATCGAGCTTTCCCACGGCGGCGGAAGACGAGTACTACTGGGTGGACCTGATCGGTCTGGAAGTAGTCAATCGCGAAGGGCTTTCGCTCGGTACGGTGCGTGAATTGCTCGCGACAGGCCCGCAGACGACGCTGGTGCTGTCGGAGATGCGCGACGGCAAGCTGCAGGAGCGCATGATTCCGTTCGTCTCGGCTTTCGTGGACCAGGTGGACATGGAAGCGCGACGCATCGTGGTGGACTGGCAGCCCGATTACTGA